The sequence CACCGCGAGAGCGAGTTGCCCGCCGGCACCGATTTCATCGCGCTGCCCGGCGGCTTTTCCTATGGCGATTACCTTCGCTCGGGAGCGATGGCGGCGCGCTCGCCGATCCTGCGCGCGGTCGCCGAGGCTGCGGGCCGCGGCGTTCCTGTGCTCGGCGTCTGCAACGGCTTCCAGGTGCTGACCGAAGCGGGGCTGCTCCCCGGCGCGCTGATGCGCAACGCGGGGCTCAACTTCGTGTGCCGCACCGTGCCGCTCAAGGTCGAGAACAGCCAGTCGCTGTTCACCGCCAGCTACAATTCGGGTGAGGAAATCCACATTCCGGTCGCGCACCATGACGGCAATTATTTCGCCGACGAGGGCACGCTCGACCGAATCGAGGGCGAAGGCCGCGTCGCCTTTCGCTATCTGGACAGCGTCAACGGGTCGGCGCGCGACATCGCGGGCGTGCTGAGCGATGCGGGCAATGTGCTCGGCATGATGCCGCACCCCGAACGCGCGATCGACCGCGCGCACGGCGGCACCGACGGGCTACGCCTGTTCGAAGCGGCGCTCGGCGTCCTCGCCTGAAGGCTCGGGGGCGGCGCCCTGGTCTGACGCCGCATCGGGTCGCGGCAGCCAGCGCCCGACGAGCGCCAGCACCGTCGGCCAGAACATCGTGTTCCAGATGTCGTGCCAGTGTGCATCGTCGGGCTGGACCCTTGCCGCGCCATATTCGACGACCAGGTCGAGAGCCTCGCCACCGCACGCCAGCGCCAGCACCGCAAGCCACGCGGCGATCCAGCCGCCGCGGCCGCGCCATGCAAGACGCACGAGCAGAAACAATGCCAGCCCGAAATAGATGTGCAGCGCATCCTTGCTGAGATCGGTCGCGGCCACGATCCACATCTTTCGCTCGACGAACAGCGCGGCAATCTCGATCAGCGTCATGTGGGGTCAAACCTTGGCGGCAAAGGGCGTGAAATCGGTGCCTTCGTCGAACACGTCGACACCTTCGCGTCGCTTCAACGCGCCAACCACGACATAGGTTACCGGCGTCAGCGCCGCTTCCCACAATGTTTTGATCAGCCATTGCGACAGCACGACCTGATAAAGCTGTTCGGGCGGCCAGCCGGCAAGCCCGTAAAAGGCGAGCGGATAGAAAATCAGGCTGTCGAGACCCTGACCCACCACGGTCGAACCAATGGTGCGCATCCACAGGAAGCGTCCGCGGGTCCACAGCTTCATTCGCGCCAGGACATAGGCGTTGGCGAACTCGCCGACCCAGAAGGCGGTCATCGAGGCAAGCACAATACGCCAGCTGTTGCCGAACACGAACTCATAGGCTTCCTGACCCGGCCAGCCGTCGGCAGGCGGCAGCGCCACGACCGCCCATGCCATGAACGCCATGAAGGCGAGCGCGGCAAAGCCCGTCCAGATCACCCGCCGCGCGCGCGCATAGCCGTAAACCTCGGTCAGCACGTCGCCGATGATGTAGCTGATCGGAAAGAAGAGCACCCCGGCGCCGAACGCCCATTCGCTGCCGCCCGGCAACACGACATAGCTCGGTTTCGAGGCACCGATGATGTTGGACAACAGCAGGATGGCGACAAAGGCCGCCATCAACAGATCGTAATAGCGGAAATGGCGCACGCTCGCGGCGTTCGCATGAACGGGCGGGGGCGGGTGGCTGGGCGTGTCGGTCATCGACGCGCTGCTTAACCTGCTTTGCAGCCCGCGCAAACCACGCTATTCGCGCAACCGTCGATACCCGGCTCTGCGCGCCCGTAGCTCAGCTGGATAGAGCACCCGCCTTCTAAGCGGAGGGTCTGGGCCGCGAAAGGGATGGGAGTATTGTAGGTTAGCCGTTGCCGGTCTGCCAGCGAACCGTGTAGCGAACCGTATTGGGGCCCCGTAGCTCAGCTGGATAGAGCATCGGTCTTCTAAACCGAATGTCGCGTGTTCGAATCACGCCGGGGTCACCACGCCACTAGCGGTAGATTTTGCGAGCTTTCCTCGGAGAGCGAGGTAACGAATGGATTATGACGCAACGATTCTCCTCTGTCGCAAATGATCTTCCCCCGGTTGCGCGGACACCAGGGTTAGCCCGTCATGCGTTGCTCGGCCTGTTCGGGGGTGAGATACCCGAGGGCCGAGTGCATGCGGTTCCGATTATAATAGCCTTCGATATATCCGAACAGAGCCTGCCGGGCTTCGAGATGCGTTGCCCAGCGGCATTGATGGACCAGTTCGACCTTCAGCGTATGGAAGAAGCTCTCCATCGGCGCGTTGTCGTAACAGTTCCCAGTGCGGCTCATCGACGCGGTCGCGCCGATCGCAGTGAGTTGATCGACATAAGCCCCGGCGGCATATTGCGATCCGCGATCGGAGTGATGCACGAGTCCGCGTAGCGGTCGCTGCCGTTGGGCGGCCATCATCAACGCAGCGAGCGTCAGTTCGGTGCGCATGTGATCCCGCATCGCCCAGCCCACGATCTTGCGAGTCGCCAGATCGAGCACGGCGGCCAGATACAGCCAGCCTTCGCCGGTCGGGATATAGCTGATATCGGCCAGCCACACGCGGTTCGGCGCCGTGGCTTCGAAGCGCTGCGCGAGCAGGTTCGGCGCGATCGGCAGGTAATGGCGGCTGTCGGTCGTCGAGGGCCGAAAGCGGCGACCGGCAAGCGCACGGATGCCGTGGCGGCGCATCAGCCGCTCGACACGACCGCGGCTGCAGCCGCGCCCTTCCGCGCGCAGCGCGGCATGCATCCGGGGACT is a genomic window of Sphingopyxis sp. FD7 containing:
- the purQ gene encoding phosphoribosylformylglycinamidine synthase subunit PurQ, giving the protein MKTAVIVFPGSNCDRDMAVALETVTGKAPAMVWHRESELPAGTDFIALPGGFSYGDYLRSGAMAARSPILRAVAEAAGRGVPVLGVCNGFQVLTEAGLLPGALMRNAGLNFVCRTVPLKVENSQSLFTASYNSGEEIHIPVAHHDGNYFADEGTLDRIEGEGRVAFRYLDSVNGSARDIAGVLSDAGNVLGMMPHPERAIDRAHGGTDGLRLFEAALGVLA
- a CDS encoding IS3 family transposase (programmed frameshift); this translates as MAKVGKRYFTDEFKREAVTLWETSGRMQTDVARELGIMPTMLRRWQRALEIKGTVPAAKPLSSPMASPADQASEIARLRRELDRTRMERDILKKAGRHLRGDATVKFQFIRAHAGTWPVSVMCRMLGVSRSGYYDWRDRPPSMRTTANTVLLGDIRRIQARHSGRYGSPRMHAALRAEGRGCSRGRVERLMRRHGIRALAGRRFRPSTTDSRHYLPIAPNLLAQRFEATAPNRVWLADISYIPTGEGWLYLAAVLDLATRKIVGWAMRDHMRTELTLAALMMAAQRQRPLRGLVHHSDRGSQYAAGAYVDQLTAIGATASMSRTGNCYDNAPMESFFHTLKVELVHQCRWATHLEARQALFGYIEGYYNRNRMHSALGYLTPEQAEQRMTG
- a CDS encoding queuosine precursor transporter yields the protein MTDTPSHPPPPVHANAASVRHFRYYDLLMAAFVAILLLSNIIGASKPSYVVLPGGSEWAFGAGVLFFPISYIIGDVLTEVYGYARARRVIWTGFAALAFMAFMAWAVVALPPADGWPGQEAYEFVFGNSWRIVLASMTAFWVGEFANAYVLARMKLWTRGRFLWMRTIGSTVVGQGLDSLIFYPLAFYGLAGWPPEQLYQVVLSQWLIKTLWEAALTPVTYVVVGALKRREGVDVFDEGTDFTPFAAKV